A region of Kribbella sp. NBC_01245 DNA encodes the following proteins:
- a CDS encoding SigE family RNA polymerase sigma factor, with protein MRPTTDFEEFAVARTPQLFRTAWLLTGDRHQAEDLVQETLARMFRAWKGIDRVENPGAYAQTVLARTFITQRRRRSSTERPTAELPEQASGEVDQALRVSLQAALAELSPLDRAVLVLRFFEDRSVEQVARDLGKSSGAIRNRTSRALTKLRDVLGADAFHLSLS; from the coding sequence ATGAGACCGACGACGGACTTCGAGGAGTTCGCGGTGGCGAGAACACCGCAGCTCTTCCGTACGGCCTGGTTGCTGACCGGTGACCGCCATCAGGCCGAGGACCTGGTGCAGGAGACGCTGGCGCGCATGTTCCGGGCGTGGAAGGGCATCGACCGGGTGGAGAACCCGGGAGCCTACGCGCAGACCGTACTGGCCCGGACCTTCATCACCCAGCGGCGGCGGCGGAGTTCGACCGAGCGGCCAACCGCGGAGCTGCCGGAACAGGCGAGTGGTGAGGTCGATCAGGCCCTGCGGGTATCCCTGCAGGCCGCGCTGGCCGAGCTCAGCCCGCTGGATCGTGCCGTGCTGGTGCTGCGGTTCTTCGAAGATCGCAGCGTCGAACAGGTCGCGCGTGATCTCGGCAAGAGCTCCGGCGCCATCCGCAACCGCACCTCCCGCGCCCTGACCAAGCTGCGCGACGTGCTCGGTGCGGATGCCTTCCACCTCAGCCTCTCCTGA